A genome region from Gammaproteobacteria bacterium includes the following:
- a CDS encoding histidine phosphatase family protein, with protein sequence MLNRTRAIVIRHYKTLFNETRKIMGWRDAPGAEGWMEDAKWIEEVLWERVGSLDAVCSSSLERARNTAMHFAARFGVSDVAHSDALREVNYGALYGKTKRWVTENIPQHKNDPDFVYPDGESFRQMQERSVRYFRSLSRRYPGQTVLVVVHAGVIRGLVSEFAGLDYADNLKRKVSHQYIGVFRLRDDQCVRYDELGKPSGFVRENVLELPVTLPTPRDAPATKCDKKTRLPLYPFGGFVPF encoded by the coding sequence ATGTTGAACCGAACCCGGGCTATTGTTATCAGGCACTACAAGACACTGTTCAACGAGACCCGCAAGATCATGGGGTGGCGGGACGCCCCCGGTGCGGAAGGGTGGATGGAAGACGCGAAGTGGATCGAGGAGGTCCTGTGGGAGCGCGTCGGGAGCCTCGATGCAGTCTGCTCCAGCAGCCTCGAAAGGGCCCGAAACACCGCGATGCATTTCGCCGCGCGGTTCGGTGTGTCGGATGTTGCCCACAGCGACGCGTTACGAGAGGTCAACTACGGGGCGTTGTACGGTAAAACGAAGCGTTGGGTGACCGAAAACATCCCACAGCACAAGAATGACCCGGATTTCGTGTATCCGGACGGCGAGAGTTTTCGCCAGATGCAGGAACGGAGTGTTCGCTACTTCCGCTCGCTGTCGAGGCGATACCCCGGCCAGACGGTTCTCGTCGTGGTGCATGCGGGCGTCATCCGGGGGCTGGTGAGCGAATTCGCCGGACTCGACTATGCAGACAATCTGAAACGCAAGGTATCCCACCAGTACATCGGGGTCTTCCGTCTGCGCGATGATCAGTGTGTGCGATACGATGAGCTGGGTAAACCGTCCGGGTTTGTCCGTGAGAATGTGCTCGAACTCCCCGTGACGCTACCGACGCCGCGCGATGCGCCCGCCACGAAATGTGATAAGAAAACTCGATTGCCTCTATATCCCTTCGGCGGATTCGTACCGTTCTGA